From a region of the uncultured Desulfatiglans sp. genome:
- a CDS encoding hypothetical protein (Evidence 5 : Unknown function) — MTDVLIPGDMKEGSLDTRTLELVGVGRRLGKERGGGLCVLLVGEAAGGGVA; from the coding sequence ATGACCGATGTCCTGATTCCGGGAGACATGAAAGAGGGTTCACTGGACACACGGACCCTGGAACTGGTGGGGGTCGGCCGGCGGCTGGGCAAGGAGCGGGGCGGCGGCCTCTGCGTCCTCCTCGTGGGGGAGGCGGCGGGGGGCGGTGTCGCTTAA
- a CDS encoding hypothetical protein (Evidence 5 : Unknown function) encodes MNPLIGKAIFLPKTSRAPVVVARMHGRIQVRSSYSLSLVYKHQKRLNDEALWSSEFNPPWAAGCGAAGYISVWKDVLSGFCFQMKVSLGRIIRRQGGGSTRVVLHRAILKRRVTTSGSEPIPCFVANGQTPSGCRLGSWARGGILAFGSCNLAGCPANRRS; translated from the coding sequence TTGAACCCTCTGATAGGGAAAGCCATCTTTCTGCCAAAAACATCGCGCGCGCCGGTAGTGGTCGCAAGAATGCACGGTCGGATACAAGTCCGGTCGTCTTACTCGCTTTCCCTGGTTTACAAGCATCAAAAGCGCCTCAACGATGAGGCGCTTTGGTCTTCCGAGTTCAACCCCCCTTGGGCCGCCGGCTGCGGTGCAGCAGGATACATTTCAGTTTGGAAGGATGTGCTCTCGGGATTCTGTTTTCAGATGAAGGTCTCTTTGGGTAGAATCATCCGCAGGCAGGGAGGGGGATCGACACGGGTTGTCCTGCACCGCGCGATCCTTAAACGAAGGGTTACGACCTCGGGCAGCGAACCCATACCCTGTTTTGTCGCGAACGGACAAACGCCATCCGGCTGCCGGCTTGGATCGTGGGCGCGGGGTGGAATCCTGGCTTTTGGAAGCTGTAATCTTGCCGGTTGTCCGGCAAACAGGAGGTCTTGA
- a CDS encoding putative Protein-tyrosine-phosphatase (Evidence 3 : Putative function from multiple computational evidences; Product type e : enzyme) has protein sequence MKKIVFVCSVNRWRSPMAEYLFRDILEKRGRDLLSRIDVSSAGIVPRKEEEALLAQGLPLPEPLFGYRPLACVMFYLMQRGIDSFKHRSRPLNRRIIEEADLVMGVVRKHKEAVLEAYPHAEPKVFCLEDFSTPFTLPEIANEPPGLMPPDTFCMLECDHWEFTDQVMEMIEARLNEASPRIMDFLGVRRDAGSDL, from the coding sequence ATGAAGAAGATCGTATTTGTCTGCAGCGTCAACCGCTGGCGAAGTCCAATGGCGGAATATCTCTTCCGGGATATCCTTGAAAAAAGAGGCCGCGATCTCCTGAGCCGGATCGACGTCTCATCCGCCGGCATCGTACCGCGGAAGGAAGAGGAAGCCCTCCTTGCACAGGGGCTGCCCCTGCCCGAACCCCTGTTCGGCTACCGGCCGCTCGCCTGTGTGATGTTCTACCTGATGCAGCGCGGTATCGATTCTTTCAAGCACCGGTCGCGGCCGTTGAACAGACGGATCATCGAAGAAGCCGACCTGGTCATGGGCGTCGTGCGGAAACACAAAGAGGCCGTGCTCGAGGCCTACCCGCATGCCGAACCAAAGGTTTTCTGCCTGGAGGATTTTTCGACCCCCTTCACCCTCCCTGAAATCGCCAATGAACCCCCTGGTCTGATGCCCCCGGACACCTTCTGCATGCTCGAGTGCGATCACTGGGAATTCACGGATCAGGTCATGGAGATGATCGAAGCGAGGCTGAATGAGGCCTCTCCACGCATCATGGACTTTCTCGGGGTTCGGAGAGATGCTGGATCCGATCTTTGA
- a CDS encoding hypothetical protein (Evidence 5 : Unknown function): protein MADKSYDAVVIGGGHHGTIIAPYLAKAGLSVGVFERLDHLGGGAVSEDGPGPGFRMNFCAHFTRFFGHPAYKEFNLRDEGLEYVFPDTNEAIVFDDDTSYLGYAAWRVVDPKTGRVEFSEKNVQKTYEQIRRFSKNDAETYLRLTELYKEKWRPAFKKYRYSSPTPWGTPDALEALFSDPSSGLDPSMQFMNCKQFARYFFESPELRILMLRGFLTSGGIFPDDIPGLGLMIATIHLALGWESAAIAKGGTQSITDALVSAGKKLGVEYFINSEIKGIKVENGKAKGVILADGTEIEAKKMVVGDVGTPQLFARLVGEEHTSPEMKRRLDTNLYDRGHVWWGTIGVHELPQYKAAKDNPDLDATPRTYWAPKDLAYMENKYMHEIFLLGMSSKLFCLSAPDSIWDPTRAPEGKHSVLFEEYTCPTPFFSRREWRQLGNEFMEELMQQWRKYAPNMKKDNIVASRIITPVDVQETHLDMRDGSWSEGSMSGAQNGRFRGMPGGFRTFIDNLYMCSSSIVGGGGIGRGSSYNCYKVIAEDYGLREPE from the coding sequence GTGGCGGATAAATCATATGATGCGGTGGTCATCGGGGGCGGACATCACGGCACCATCATCGCCCCCTACCTGGCCAAGGCAGGGTTGAGCGTAGGGGTTTTCGAGCGTCTGGATCATCTTGGCGGCGGAGCGGTATCGGAAGACGGGCCCGGGCCGGGCTTCAGGATGAACTTCTGCGCCCATTTCACCCGGTTCTTCGGGCATCCCGCCTACAAGGAGTTCAATCTTCGTGACGAGGGCCTGGAGTATGTCTTTCCCGACACCAACGAGGCGATCGTGTTCGATGACGACACGTCCTACCTGGGATACGCCGCCTGGCGGGTCGTGGATCCCAAGACCGGCCGGGTGGAGTTCAGCGAAAAGAACGTCCAGAAGACCTACGAGCAGATTCGCCGGTTTTCCAAGAACGATGCGGAAACCTATCTCCGCCTGACAGAGTTGTACAAGGAGAAGTGGCGGCCGGCCTTCAAGAAATACCGGTACTCCTCCCCTACGCCGTGGGGGACTCCCGATGCCCTCGAGGCCCTCTTTTCGGACCCATCGAGTGGACTGGACCCATCGATGCAGTTCATGAACTGCAAGCAGTTCGCCCGCTATTTCTTTGAAAGTCCGGAGCTCAGGATCCTGATGCTGAGGGGTTTTCTCACGTCGGGGGGGATCTTCCCGGACGACATCCCGGGGCTCGGTCTCATGATCGCGACGATCCACCTGGCCCTTGGCTGGGAGTCCGCGGCGATCGCCAAGGGCGGCACCCAGTCCATCACCGACGCCCTGGTGTCGGCGGGGAAAAAGCTCGGGGTCGAGTATTTCATCAACTCGGAGATCAAGGGGATCAAGGTCGAAAACGGCAAGGCCAAGGGGGTGATTCTGGCCGACGGGACCGAGATCGAGGCCAAAAAGATGGTGGTCGGGGACGTCGGGACGCCGCAGCTCTTCGCCCGTCTGGTAGGCGAGGAGCACACCTCCCCTGAGATGAAGCGCAGGCTCGACACCAACCTGTATGACCGGGGGCATGTCTGGTGGGGGACGATCGGCGTCCACGAACTTCCGCAATACAAGGCGGCCAAGGACAATCCGGACCTCGATGCCACGCCCCGGACCTATTGGGCCCCCAAGGATCTGGCCTACATGGAGAACAAGTACATGCACGAGATCTTCCTTCTGGGCATGAGCAGCAAGCTCTTCTGCCTGTCGGCGCCCGACAGCATCTGGGACCCGACCCGCGCCCCGGAGGGAAAGCACTCGGTCCTCTTCGAGGAATACACCTGCCCAACCCCGTTCTTCTCCAGGCGGGAATGGCGTCAGCTGGGCAATGAATTCATGGAGGAGCTCATGCAGCAGTGGAGGAAGTACGCCCCCAATATGAAGAAGGACAATATCGTCGCCTCCCGGATCATCACGCCCGTCGACGTTCAGGAAACCCACCTGGATATGCGGGATGGGTCCTGGAGCGAAGGGAGCATGTCGGGTGCGCAGAACGGGCGGTTCAGAGGGATGCCCGGCGGATTCCGAACGTTTATCGACAATCTCTACATGTGCTCCTCCTCCATCGTCGGAGGGGGCGGAATCGGGCGCGGCTCCAGCTACAACTGCTACAAGGTGATCGCAGAGGATTATGGACTGCGGGAGCCCGAGTAG
- a CDS encoding Response regulator receiver domain protein — MMNTDSPVKGKRILIVDDEPDVLETVREILDVCVVDQAADFDSAMGCLSNQPYDAVILDIQGVRGFDLLKFSVSKGFPTLMLTAHAATLESLKRSIDLGAAGFLPKEYMMELRDLLEEVMGGGGKRFWWMKTLDRTDAFFSERYGSDWKEKDAFFKEFHASLQKEAKKSEE; from the coding sequence ATGATGAACACGGATAGTCCGGTAAAAGGCAAACGGATCCTGATTGTGGACGACGAACCGGATGTACTGGAAACCGTCCGGGAAATCCTCGATGTCTGTGTGGTCGATCAGGCTGCCGACTTCGACTCTGCTATGGGCTGTCTTTCGAATCAACCTTATGACGCGGTGATATTGGATATTCAAGGGGTCAGAGGGTTCGACCTGTTGAAATTCTCCGTTTCGAAGGGCTTCCCGACGCTCATGCTGACCGCCCATGCGGCCACCCTCGAGTCGCTGAAACGATCGATCGACCTCGGTGCGGCAGGCTTTCTCCCCAAAGAATACATGATGGAGTTGAGGGACCTGTTGGAGGAGGTCATGGGCGGGGGCGGAAAGCGCTTCTGGTGGATGAAAACGCTGGATCGCACGGACGCCTTCTTTTCCGAACGCTACGGCTCCGATTGGAAGGAAAAAGACGCCTTCTTCAAGGAATTCCATGCTTCCCTCCAAAAGGAAGCCAAGAAATCAGAAGAATGA
- the fabG gene encoding 3-oxoacyl-(acyl-carrier-protein) reductase FabG, producing the protein MPTTKQLFDLSGKTALVTGASSGFGRSFALTLAEAGADVVISARNPERLAETEDLVKATGRRALKIFGDMSVPEDVSRMIDEAVSVFGHLDIAVNNAGLLTRPVRFHEMTLEDWNQVISVNLTGVFLCMQQEIGWMLRQQTGGSIINISSVLGLVGLDADLNPRVNYIASKHGVIGLTRQAAVEYAERGIRVNAMAPAWHSGTSLAKARSDIQTEQEQAERERRMLARTPMKRRGRLEELQGMLLFLASDASTYTTGQVFASDGGWTAH; encoded by the coding sequence ATGCCTACGACAAAGCAGCTTTTTGATCTGTCCGGGAAGACGGCCCTGGTAACGGGAGCCAGTTCGGGCTTCGGGCGAAGCTTCGCACTGACGCTGGCGGAGGCCGGTGCCGATGTCGTCATATCTGCCCGGAATCCGGAACGCCTCGCCGAGACGGAAGACCTCGTGAAAGCGACGGGCAGACGCGCCCTCAAGATCTTCGGTGATATGTCCGTGCCGGAGGATGTCTCCCGGATGATCGACGAGGCCGTCTCCGTCTTCGGTCATCTGGACATCGCGGTCAACAACGCCGGGCTTCTCACCCGACCGGTCCGCTTCCACGAAATGACCCTGGAGGACTGGAACCAGGTCATCTCGGTGAATCTCACCGGGGTCTTCCTGTGCATGCAGCAGGAGATCGGCTGGATGCTGCGCCAGCAAACGGGAGGCAGCATCATCAACATCTCCTCGGTCCTCGGCCTGGTGGGGCTGGACGCCGATCTGAACCCGCGCGTCAACTACATCGCGTCGAAGCACGGGGTGATCGGCCTGACCCGCCAGGCCGCAGTGGAATATGCGGAGCGCGGCATCCGGGTCAATGCCATGGCGCCGGCCTGGCATTCGGGCACCTCCCTCGCCAAAGCGCGCTCGGACATACAGACCGAGCAGGAGCAGGCGGAGCGGGAAAGGCGGATGCTCGCCCGCACCCCGATGAAACGGCGCGGACGCTTGGAGGAGCTTCAAGGGATGCTGCTCTTCCTGGCCTCCGACGCCTCGACCTACACGACCGGGCAGGTGTTCGCATCGGACGGGGGATGGACCGCCCATTGA